Within bacterium, the genomic segment TCGATACGCCCACCCTGCCCTGAAGAGATGCCAGTCAGGCGTATCCCAGTAGTCATCCACGACATTCACGACCGAAGCCGACCGCACGTCGAAAGAGTCGAGAGAATCGACCAGATCGCCGACTTGCGCGGCGTCCTCGATCAGGAACTTCGCCTCGACCTCCGGATAAGCCGCCTGAAGCGGATAGGGAGTGCAATCCCCAGGCGTGCCTCCTCCCGGTGACTCCGGGACCGATCCCAGCCGTGAGACCATGGCACGGTCTCCTGTTCCGACACGGTACGAGTCTAAGAGCTAAGGGCACGTAGGTGCCTTGTCCGCGTTCCCAACGCCGAACAGAGCACAGAGCTGCCGTCAAACCGGGCTCAGGACATTGAACAGTACTCGAAGGACCAGACCAGCCAGGACGATGGATAACCCCACACCTTCCTACAAAGGCGCCAACTTGGTGAACCTCGCCGCAGAACTGGAGTCCGCCTCACTGGGCCGGTCCCGACCCGGGCTCTGTGCCGCGAAGCGGCCGAGCTGATCCCTTACAAGTGAGTCACCTAGTCCTGATCATCGACCGTCTCGGCGATCGGCACTCACCCACCCCACCGCAGTCACGCTCCGCCGGCATCGTCGAGCCGGCCATGTATGCCCCGCTCCCCACCACCACTTCAGTAGGGCTGTCCTCGGTGGTACGGCGATGGTGCCCGTGCAGCACGGGGTGATCGTATACACCCTGTGGATGACCACCGCCCGCACGGTTGTGACCATGCTGGGGACAATGTTCACGTCGTCCGTGATCTACCTGCGGTGTCACATGTAGTCTGTAACGTACCTGGCGAGAATGTCATTGGTGCAGAGAGGAGCCTCCGCATGAGCTGTAGGGGTACGAATCAGAGAGGGATTCGGCGTACATCGGCGGGGCGCTATCGGTTAGTGTGTTTCAAGACGCTCCTATGCGTGTGAGGGGTGAGTAGGGCTGTCCACCCCAACCTGGACTGATGTCCGTATTGCTCGCTGAAGGCAATCGTAGTCGACGTGGGACGTGGGCCATTAGCCTGGCTGGTCACCGCGTTGTGGTTACTGAGGTCTTTTGGTCCTACTGGTATCTAGCTGCTGAGCGGCAACGGGTGTTCTTCAGGCGTATCCTCGGCTTACCGGGCCCATGGACTCATGATTCTGTTATTTCCCAATATCGCTTTACGAATGCTTACCGGTCCGCTGATCGTGTCAGCCAATATCTGCTGCAACAAGTCATTTATGACCGCGATCGAGACGCTGTAGATACGATCCTGCGTGTCCTATTATTCAAGGTATTCAACCGAATTGAGACATGGGAATGGTTGGTCTCCCATGTAGGTGAGCCTGACGCGTTGTCATTCGACGCTGGGGTGTATACGCGAGTACTTGACGAGCGGTTCAATTCAGGTGGACGCCTCTACTCAGCTGCGTACGTTATGCCTGCTCCAAGCTTAGGCCATGTCCGTAAGCATGAGAATCATCTGAATCTACTCGCCAACCTGCTCGCGACTGGTGTTCTGGTATCACTGACAAGAGCGGTTTCGCTAGAACAGTTGTACTACCGGCTGTTGGGCATCCAGTCATTCGGACCGTTTCTCGCGTACCAGTACGCTATTGACCTCAACTACTCGCCAGTGTTTGACTTCGATGAGATGGACTTTGTCGTTCCTGGGCCTGGGGCGCTTCGCGGAATTGACAAGTGTTTCGAGGACACTGGCGGCCTCGGTCCGGATGAGATCGTCGCATGTATGGCAGCTTCGGCAGATGAGTTTCTTGCCTTCGAATCCGTTCCGTTCCTGAACCTGTTCGGTCGGCCGTTACATCTTGTGGATTGCCAGAACCTATTCTGTGAGGTGGACAAGTATGCTCGCGTGCTGCATCCAACGCGGTCGCGGCGGGGGCCATCTCGCATCAAGCAGGGATTCAGAGCAGACCGGCGGCCACTCCCTCTCGGGTTCCCGCCGAAGTGGGGGTTGCCGTGGACTGCGGACGCTCCCAAGATAGCTGCCGAGCTGACGCGGGACGTCCTCCGTGACGTGTGGAAGCCGCTGTCTTCGATTAGGGGAGTAACACGGACGGGCTGAACGGGGCGTCCGAAATACCCGAACATCGGGACCCGGCGGGCACTTGGCCGCGGTGGCAGAATGTGCTTGACATCAGATGTCGGATTATCTAACATACTGTGTCATGGATTACGACAGCAACCCCGGACGCTTGGCTCCTCCAAAGACCGAACCCACGACCAGCAGTGTCGGACTCCCGTCGTTGGCGGGGGCGTCCGAAGGTGAAATACGGGGCTACCTGGAGCAGATATTGGGAGAGGCAGGCGCGCCGAGTTGCTCCCTCCAAGAATTGGCGGGTGATGGGTCTCCGAGTATCAGCAGCATGGTTGCCGTCTGGCTCATCAGCCAGGTAGGCAGCACGGTCGGTAAACCAAAGCTGGTCAACCTAGCGAGCACTCAAGGGCCAGACCTCCGGAGCATGGCTGGGCTCGCGCGCGTACTTCGCGGCGCGCTCGACACCGTGTCCTCCAACATGGCTTCCCAATGAGCCACGCCCTGACTCCAGCTAAGACGGTGAGCGAGGCCTGGCTTTGGGGCCTTCAGGCAGCCCTGGACGCTCGAGGGGGCCGGTTGCCCAATCTCGTTACAACGATCACAGATCCTGGAGCTGAGGTCGGGGAAGTCCGCGAGGTGCTGGACGGCGCCCTGGGTCCCTATGACGATGAGCAAAGCGTCGCGACCGTTGCTGGCACGATATTTCCGAGAGACCTGTATGACGACCCTGGTGCGGACTGGAAGCCAAACATGGACGAGGATACAAAGAAGGTCATTGATGAAGCCGGCGAGCGACTCTATGTTCGGTATAATTCAATGTTGCCGTTGTTATTGACTGCTAGGGGGAGTAGCAGGGGGACCTATTTCTCACGGATTATCAGTTGGCCTGGGAATGAGGCGGGAGGCCACAACCAACTAGAAGAGCGTATTCTGCGCCTCCGGAGCGAGCACAGTAACGGCCGCCGGACCCACAACGCTCTCGACATCGATCTCTCGGCATACTGCATCCCAGAGAGCCAACTTCCCATCGGATTACAAGTCTATGCTGTCACGGACAAACGTATTCGTGGCTTTCTTTGTCTCGTACATGTTGACTTCACACTGTTTGAAGGTCGACTGCATTGCACTGCTATGTACCGCCATCACTACTTTGTAAGCAAAGCATACGGGAACTATCTGGGTCTCTCATGGCTCATGCAGTTTGTGTGCCAACAGTCCGGGTATGACCTTGGCGAGCTAGTTGTTCATTCAACACTGGCCGACGCCCAACTAGGGAGTCGTCCGAATCCACGTGCTGTTCTCAATGAGGCGCGCGCAGCGTTGGCTAGTTGCAACAGTTAGGGCAATGCCGGTGATCGACTCAGTCGAATCTGGAGATGACTCACTGTGCCTAGATACTCAGATGTGTGGGATCCTCGGTGTTGGTGTTGACCTAGTGCACGTTAAGACTTTGCAGCGGCTGCTCGAATCGGACCAAGGCGCATTTGTTGACAACTATTGGACAGCGAGAGAGACAGAGGATGCTGAAGGCATTGTCGAACGCCTCGCTGCGCGCTGGGCGGCCAAAGAAGCTGTGATGAAGGCGCTTGGAAGAGGACTTGGCGATGTTGATCCGGTTGATGTCGAGATAACACGTGTTACCACCGGCGCGCTCAGGGTTCGGTTACATCGCAGCGCTAGCGCCGCCGCAGAAGGAGTTGGTGCTGGCTGCGTGCACGTTTCCGTCTCGCACGAGCAGGGATGGGCTATCGCATTCGCTGTGTCGACCTACATCGGTGAACGGCACCGGGCTGACAGAACACTCGGAAATACTAAGGAGAAGGAATGAC encodes:
- a CDS encoding putative DNA base hypermodification protein, producing the protein MSVLLAEGNRSRRGTWAISLAGHRVVVTEVFWSYWYLAAERQRVFFRRILGLPGPWTHDSVISQYRFTNAYRSADRVSQYLLQQVIYDRDRDAVDTILRVLLFKVFNRIETWEWLVSHVGEPDALSFDAGVYTRVLDERFNSGGRLYSAAYVMPAPSLGHVRKHENHLNLLANLLATGVLVSLTRAVSLEQLYYRLLGIQSFGPFLAYQYAIDLNYSPVFDFDEMDFVVPGPGALRGIDKCFEDTGGLGPDEIVACMAASADEFLAFESVPFLNLFGRPLHLVDCQNLFCEVDKYARVLHPTRSRRGPSRIKQGFRADRRPLPLGFPPKWGLPWTADAPKIAAELTRDVLRDVWKPLSSIRGVTRTG
- a CDS encoding holo-ACP synthase — protein: MPVIDSVESGDDSLCLDTQMCGILGVGVDLVHVKTLQRLLESDQGAFVDNYWTARETEDAEGIVERLAARWAAKEAVMKALGRGLGDVDPVDVEITRVTTGALRVRLHRSASAAAEGVGAGCVHVSVSHEQGWAIAFAVSTYIGERHRADRTLGNTKEKE